The Canis aureus isolate CA01 chromosome 9, VMU_Caureus_v.1.0, whole genome shotgun sequence genome has a segment encoding these proteins:
- the GPR135 gene encoding G-protein coupled receptor 135 has product MASSGSPPPGGPSAAGAPGGTSSAATAAAVLPLSTAALGNQSDGSGGDSTGAWAGGGGGGGGGGGGPRAAGRPPPGPEAAAPLLSHGAAVAAQALVLLLIFLLSSLGNCAVMAVIVKHRQLRTVTNAFILSLSLSDLLTALLCLPAAFLDLFTPPPGGSVPAAAAAAAAGPWRGFCAASRFFSSCFGIVSTLSVALVSLDRYCAIVRPPREKLGRRRALQLLAGAWLAALGFSLPWELLRAPRAAPAPPAPPAPPAPPAAQSFHGCLYRTSPDPAQLGAAYSVGLVVACYLLPFLLMGFCHYHICRAVRLSDARVRPLTTHARVLRFFGEVRTATAVLGMIVCAVCCWGPHCCLVLLAAARQAPRAPSPLNVAAVWLTWANGAINPVIYAVRNPNVSVLLGRSREEGYRPRNVDAFLPSQGPALRARSRDRLRNRCANRLRARSGRSPSNPASGMRGDVAVWARKNPVVLFCREGPPGACDCSGQAAEV; this is encoded by the coding sequence ATGGCCTCGTCGGGCAGCCcgccccccgggggcccctccgCGGCCGGCGCACCTGGCGGGACTTCCTCCGCCGCGACGGCTGCCGCCGTGCTCCCCTTGAGCACCGCGGCGCTGGGGAACCAGAGCGATGGGAGCGGGGGCGACAGCACGGGCGCctgggcgggcggcgggggcggcgggggcggcgggggcggcgggccccGGGCGGCGGGGAGGCCCCCGCCGGGCCCCGAGGCGGCGGCGCCGCTGCTGTCGCACGGGGCGGCGGTGGCGGCCCAGGCGCTCGTGCTCCTGCTCATCTTCCTGCTGTCTAGCCTGGGCAACTGCGCGGTGATGGCGGTGATCGTGAAGCACCGGCAGCTCCGCACCGTCACCAACGCCTTCatcctctccctgtccctgtcgGATCTGCTCACGGCGCTGCTCTGCCTGCCCGCCGCCTTCCTGGACCTTTTCACGCCGCCGCCGGGGGGCTcggtccccgccgccgccgccgccgccgccgcggggcccTGGCGCGGCTTCTGCGCCGCCAGCCGCTTCTTCAGCTCGTGCTTCGGCATCGTTTCCACGCTCAGCGTGGCCCTCGTCTCGCTGGACCGCTACTGCGCCATCGTGCGGCCGCCGCGGGAGAAGCTCGGCCGCCGCCGCGCGCTGCAGCTGCTGGCGGGCGCCTGGCTGGCGGCCCTGGGCTTCTCCCTGCCCTGGGAGCTGCTCCGCGCGCCCcgcgcggcccccgcgccccccgcgccccccgcgccccccgcgccccccgcggcgcAGAGCTTCCACGGCTGCCTGTACCGCACGTCCCCGGACCCCGCGCAGCTGGGCGCGGCCTACAGCGTGGGGCTGGTGGTGGCCTGCTACCTgctgcccttcctgctcatggGCTTCTGCCACTACCACATCTGCAGGGCGGTGCGCCTGTCGGACGCGCGCGTGCGGCCCCTGACCACGCACGCGCGCGTGCTGCGCTTCTTCGGCGAGGTGCGCACGGCCACCGCCGTGCTCGGCATGATCGTCTGCGCCGTCTGCTGCTGGGGGCCCCACTGCTGCCTGGTGCTGCTGGCCGCGGCCCGCCAGGCCCCGCGGGCCCCCTCGCCCCTCAACGTGGCGGCCGTCTGGCTGACCTGGGCCAACGGGGCCATCAACCCTGTCATCTACGCCGTTCGCAACCCCAACGTTTCCGTGCTCCTGGGACGCAGCCGGGAAGAGGGCTACCGGCCTAGGAACGTGGACGCCTTCCTGCCCAGCCAGGGCCCAGCCCTGCGGGCCAGGAGCCGGGATCGCCTCCGAAACCGCTGTGCCAACCGGCTGCGAGCTCGCAGCGGGAGGTCACCTTCCAACCCTGCCAGCGGGATGCGGGGGGATGTGGCCGTGTGGGCGCGAAAGAACCCCGTCGTGCTTTTTTGCAGGGAGGGTCCCCCCGGGGCCTGTGACTGCAGCGGTCAAGCAGCCGAAGTGTGA